The nucleotide window ATAAAAGTAAACGGAAAAATTAGTGTCCCGGCATCAGTTTCTAGTGAGCCAAGGCGTATCATGCGAATATCAAACCAGTTAGCCAATAAAATCACTGCGGTATATGAAAGCTGAATAAACCAGAGATAGCGCGGGTATTGCGCAATTGAATTTTGTTGCATAAAGATATCCTGTAGGATTAAAAACAGTTAAACTTACAGCAACCTGATTATGAATCAGGTCAAATTTGTTCCGACAAATTGCAATGGTCACACAAAAGCCGGAGTATTAAAGGTAGAATTATAGCAGTTCCTAGAGAGCTAAATTCTAAATTAGAATTTAGCCATCTAATGCTCCACAAATCAGTTACTAATCAATTGCAATGCTACAGGGATTTGCGGCGAAATAGCTTTTTTATTGGCGATATCTTTACTAACTTCAATCGCCTTTTCACCGATTAATTCTGGTTGCTGGGCTACCGTTGCTGATAATTGCCCTTCTTTGACTGATTTTAAACCATCTTGACTACCATCAAAGCCAACAATGATTATATTTTCCCCAGCACTTTTGGCAGCTTCGTAAGCACCCAGTGCCATTTCGTCATTTTGAGCAAAAATCGCCTGAATATTATCATGTGCTTGTAAGATATTTTCAGCTACAGTTAGTCCTTTTGCCCGATCAAAATCAGCACTTTGACTGGCTACTACATTTAATTCCTTATCCGCGGTCAGATGAAAACCTTGCCCACGTTCACGAGTCGCAGAAGCACCAGGAATCCCCTGTAATTCAGCCACTATTGCTTTTTTACCGAGTTTACTTATAATAAACTGTGCTGCCATTTTGCCGCCTTCGATATTATTTGAAGCAATAAAAGTAACAACATTCCCTTTAGTTGCCGATCTATCGATAGTTATTACCGGAATCCCAGTCTGATTAGCAAGCAAAATTGCCGAAGAAATGGCATCAGAATCGACCGGATTAATTAATAAAATATCCACACCTTGCTGAATCAAATCCTCAACGTCATTATTTTGTTTGGCAGAATCATTCTGTGCATCGGCGATTTTCACTTGCATATGTTCTTTATTTGCGGCATTCATAACCCCGGTTTTTATCGCAACAAAAAAAGGATTATTGAGCGTTGATAACGATACCCCTATTTTTAGATTATTTGGGTCTATTTCGTGTTTGGTTTTCGCCCATGCTGGTGGTTCCATACTACAAGCATTAATCAATAGCAATAAGCTAAAGGCACACAATAAATCTAGGATTCTTTTCATGATGTCGCCTTTCTACGATCGATAAATACAGCGATCAGAATCACTACCCCTTTAACAATGAGCTGATAGAAACTCGAAACTCCAAGGATATTAAGCCCATTATTTAGTGTTCCGATAATCAGTGCTCCAATCAAAGTTCCTAGAATCTTCCCATGTCCGCCAGTGAGACTTGTGCCACCAAGCACGACTGCAGCAATCGCATCTAGCTCATATGAAGTGCCTGCGGTTGGTTGTGCCGAATTAAGTCTTGAAACAACGATACTTCCAGCCAATGCAGCCAGCAAACCATTAATCGCATAAACCATAATTTTTATCCTATTTACCTTCACCCCAGAAATTATCGAAGCTTTTTCATTGCCGCCAATCGCATAAATATGCCGCCCGAAAGGTGTTTTATTTAGGATAATCGCAGAAATCACAAAGGTAATCATTACCGTAATTGCCGGGATCGGTAAGCCAAACAAATAACCACGTCCAAAGACCTGAAACCAAAAGCTATCACTTAGTCCAGTAATCGGGTTACCATCAGTATAAACCATAGTTAGCCCGCGATAAATCGTCATCGTCGCAAGAGTTGCGATAAATGGCGCAATTTTACCTTTGGTTACGAGCACGCCATTGAAAGCACCAAATAATGCCCCAATCAGTGAGGCAATAATTATCGCAAGAATGGGATCACAGCCATGGAGCATAATCCCTGCCATCAGCGCACTCGATAAAGCCAGAATTGCACCAACCGATAAATCAATCCCGCCAGTTAAGATAACAAAAGTCATCCCAAAGGCAATCAGAGCGTTTATCGATACCTGCCGTAATAGATTAAGAATATTCATCGGTGCCAAAAAATCATGATTAATACTACCAATAGCACCAAATAACACAATAAAGCCAATAAACGGCAAAAATTTCTCAATGAGCTTTTTATGTATATGCATTAGCTTCCCCTGCTGCCAAACTTATTATTTTTTCCTGAGTCAGATTCTCACGCCCTAAAATACCAGCTAATGTACCTTCATGAATTACGGCCACCCGATCACTCATACCGATAATTTCGGGTAATTCAGAAGAAACCATGATTATGGCAACTCCAGTTTTACTTAATTCATTCATTAGCTGATAGATTTCCCGTTTGGCATTTACATCAATACCACGGGTAGGTTCATCCATTATCAATATTTGTGGTTTATTCCCAAGCCATTTGGCAATAACCACTTTTTGCTGATTACCTCCGGATAAACTACCGACATTCAGATTGACTGATGCCATCTTGATTAGAAGCTTATCGGTCAATTCGAGAATAAATTTATCTTCTGCCTTACTATCAATCAAGCCAGAACGAACGTAATTCTGCATATTATTGATCGCAATATTATCGCGGATTGAAAAGCCTAAGATAACACCTTCATCACGGCGATTTTCAGTAATAAATCCGATACCCTTTTTTATTGCATCATTGGGGGAGTTTATCTTTAATTCCTGCCCGTTAATCTTGATTGTCCCACTGATTAATGGATCAAGCCCAAAGATAGCACGCATAATTTCCGAGCGACCAGCACCCATTAAGCCAGCAAAACCAAGAATCTCACCACGCTTTAGCGTAAAACTAATATCTTTAAATTTAGCACCGGTTAACCCGCGAACCTCCAGAATCTCATCACCAATATAAGCATCACGAACTGGGAAACGTTCGGATAGCTCACGCCCAACCATCTCTTTAACTACCTGATTAAACGAAGTATCGGCAATCGGGCTAGTGCTTACACTTACGCCATCACGCATCACAGTAATCCGGTCGCAATGAGTAAAAATCTCTTCCATTCGATGAGAAATATATACCATCCCGACCCCATTTTGTTTTAGGCGCTGCATTACCTGAAAAAGAACATTAGCTTCCCGTTCGGTTAATGCTGAAGTTGGCTCATCCATGATTAAAACTTTTGCATTAGTCATCAAAGCTTTGACGACTTCTATCATTTGCTGTTCACCGATTGAACAGTTACTAACTAGCTTATCTAGCTCGAGTTGAATACCTATCTCAGCTAATTTGGCATTAGCCAGCTTTTTCATCTGTTGATTGTCAAGTAAGCCGATCCGGTTACGGATTTCTTTGCCTAGAAACAGATTCTCAAGCACAGTTAGATTTTGCCAAACATTCAGTTCTTGGCGAATAAAAGTAATGCCGTACGCTTCTGCCTGTTGTGAATTTGTAAACTGCATAGCCTTACCATCAATAAAGATAGTACCATCATCAGCAGAAAACATCCCCGTCAGTATATTCATCAAGGTAGATTTACCAGCGCCATTTTCACCCATTAGTGCATGAATCTCACCATCAAGGAGTTCAAAATTAACGCCGTTTAACACCACGTTACTGGCAAATTTTTTATGTATATTATTTAATTGTATTTTCATATCGATAAATTAAAAAATCACGCCAGCATGTAAGATAACATTCGCATAGGGAGTTGCTTCACCTGTACGGATAATCGCGCGCGCCTTATGAGTAAGTAGTTTAAATTCTTCGTGGCTTAACTCTTCGAACGATATCGATGCACCAAGAGTTTTCTGCAAGCTTTCATAAGTAACTGGGTTTCTCCCATGAATCTCACGAGCAATCGTCGCTTTCTCAACCTGCATATATTGAGCTAGTAACTCGACTACTTCGATGAATCCGGGAGTACCAACCTTTAGTGCCAGATCAATCTTTTTCACACCTTCGGGTATCGGTAAGCCACAATCAGCAATCACAACCATATCCGTATGCCCCAGATCAGCAAGCACTTTACAAATTTCACTGTTTAATATTCCATACTTATTCATAGCTTAACATCTTTTCTACTTCGTTACGATAAGGCATTCCACCCTGCGCACCAAGTTTCTGTACCGACAATGCCGCCGCCGCATTAGCAAAGCAAATACTTTCAGCAAATGATTTACCTTCGGCAATCGCTACCGCAAAAGCCGCATTAAAAGTATCACCAGCTCCTGTAGTATCTAATGCTGATACCTTAAATCCAGCAACTAAAACCTGCTCTTTCCCATCATGGTATAGCGCACCATTTTTACCTTGTGTAACTATCAGCTTATGTGGATTTTGGGCTAAGTAATCTTCCAAAGATAATCCCGGGAAAAGTGCCGCCGCCTCGTGTTCATTTGGGGTAATGTAGCTAGCCGCATTGATAACACTAGCTGGAATCTCACGGATTGGTGCTGGGTTCAGGAGCAGCTTCACGCCCAAGTCATGGCAAATTTTACTGACATACTCAATCACGACTAGCGGAATTTCCTGCTGAACCATAACAATATCTGCACTACGAATAAGCTCAAACGCGGCATCAATCATCGCTGGAGTTAGCTGCATATTAGCCGCAGGTATTACGACAATACTATTATCACCTTCTGCCAAAGTTATATGTGCAGTTCCACTTGCTGCATTCTCAAGTTGACATAAGTATTCGGTATTTACCTGATTCTGCTTCAGGTTCTTAATGATTTCGCTAGCATAATTATCTTTACCAACTGCACCGACAAAAGCTACCTCAGCCCCAAGCCTTGCCGCAGCTACCGCCTGATTTGCACCTTTGCCACCGGGTGATAGGAGCAATTCCTTACCAATCACAGTCTCACCAGCTAGTGGACGTTTATCGGATATAACCGTCAAATCAATTGACGCACTACCAACTACAACTATTTTTGACATAAAATCTCTCACAAACTCATCTATATATTTAATGTAATAACCACAGGCGCATGATCAGATGGACGCTCCAGCTTGCGTGGTGCAGTATCGACAACACAAGATGAAGCCACATTGATAATATCAGGAGTTACTAGTAAATGATCAATCCGTAAGCCCTGTTTACGGCGAAATGCCAGATTGCGATAATCCCACCACGTATATTGGCGATCTTCCTGATTAAAGTGACGGAAGCTATCAATAAGCCCAAGAGCGATCAGCTTCTGAAAAGCTTCTCGTTCGGGTTCGCTACATAATACTTGCCCTTCCCAAATCGCTGGATCATAGGTATCACGTGGTTCAGGTGCAATATTATAATCGCCAAGTAAGATCAGCCGTTTATGACTTTGTAATTGACTACTAACATAACCATGCAATTTACTAAGCCACTCAAGTTTATACTGATATTTTTCGCTACCAATGCTTTCACCATTGACAAAATAAGTACAAATCACCCGTACGCCATTAACTGTCGCGGCAATAACCCGCTTTTGAATATCATCATAACCGGGAATATCCAGAGTTATGTCTTCGATTGGATGCTTACTTATAAAAGCTACGCCATTGTACGTTTTTTGCCCGTTATAGACAAATTGATAACCGATATTTTTAAATTCTTCCACTAGTTTGGCATTGGCATCGTTATCTAATTTTAGCTCTTGTAGTCCGAGCACATCACAACCAGTTGTTTGTAACCAGTCCAGTACATGCGGCAATCGTACCTTTAATGAATTTACGTTCCACGTTGCTATTTGCATTTGTATTTATCCTTTTATCCATATATCACGCAAAGCATAATAAATATTACTGATATTTTTTCACTTGCTCGTTTGGCGTATTGAATAATACAGTATCTAGGATTAACTTTGGATATATTTTTAATAGTAGGACTCTAAGCCTCTAAAAATGATAAAATCAGGTACTGTAAAATTAGTCAACACAAGGATTTACGATGCAACGTGATGTTATGGAATATGATGTAGTAATTGTTGGTGCAGGTCCATCTGGATTAGCTGCTGCTATCCATTTGAAGCAGTTAGCTGAACAACAAAGTCAGGAATTAAGCGTCTGCATACTCGATAAAGGTAGCGAGGTTGGTTCACATATTATATCTGGTTGCGTAATGGATCCCAAAGGATTGACTGAATTGATACCAAACTGGCAAGAACTCGGATTTCCAGTTACTACCGCTGTAATTAGCGATAAATTACTATTCCTAGGTGAAAAAAAAGCATTTAGAATGCCCCTCCCTAAAGACTGGCATAATTATGATAAT belongs to Aquella oligotrophica and includes:
- a CDS encoding D-ribose ABC transporter substrate-binding protein, which gives rise to MKRILDLLCAFSLLLLINACSMEPPAWAKTKHEIDPNNLKIGVSLSTLNNPFFVAIKTGVMNAANKEHMQVKIADAQNDSAKQNNDVEDLIQQGVDILLINPVDSDAISSAILLANQTGIPVITIDRSATKGNVVTFIASNNIEGGKMAAQFIISKLGKKAIVAELQGIPGASATRERGQGFHLTADKELNVVASQSADFDRAKGLTVAENILQAHDNIQAIFAQNDEMALGAYEAAKSAGENIIIVGFDGSQDGLKSVKEGQLSATVAQQPELIGEKAIEVSKDIANKKAISPQIPVALQLISN
- a CDS encoding ABC transporter permease subunit; this encodes MHIHKKLIEKFLPFIGFIVLFGAIGSINHDFLAPMNILNLLRQVSINALIAFGMTFVILTGGIDLSVGAILALSSALMAGIMLHGCDPILAIIIASLIGALFGAFNGVLVTKGKIAPFIATLATMTIYRGLTMVYTDGNPITGLSDSFWFQVFGRGYLFGLPIPAITVMITFVISAIILNKTPFGRHIYAIGGNEKASIISGVKVNRIKIMVYAINGLLAALAGSIVVSRLNSAQPTAGTSYELDAIAAVVLGGTSLTGGHGKILGTLIGALIIGTLNNGLNILGVSSFYQLIVKGVVILIAVFIDRRKATS
- a CDS encoding sugar ABC transporter ATP-binding protein, whose translation is MKIQLNNIHKKFASNVVLNGVNFELLDGEIHALMGENGAGKSTLMNILTGMFSADDGTIFIDGKAMQFTNSQQAEAYGITFIRQELNVWQNLTVLENLFLGKEIRNRIGLLDNQQMKKLANAKLAEIGIQLELDKLVSNCSIGEQQMIEVVKALMTNAKVLIMDEPTSALTEREANVLFQVMQRLKQNGVGMVYISHRMEEIFTHCDRITVMRDGVSVSTSPIADTSFNQVVKEMVGRELSERFPVRDAYIGDEILEVRGLTGAKFKDISFTLKRGEILGFAGLMGAGRSEIMRAIFGLDPLISGTIKINGQELKINSPNDAIKKGIGFITENRRDEGVILGFSIRDNIAINNMQNYVRSGLIDSKAEDKFILELTDKLLIKMASVNLNVGSLSGGNQQKVVIAKWLGNKPQILIMDEPTRGIDVNAKREIYQLMNELSKTGVAIIMVSSELPEIIGMSDRVAVIHEGTLAGILGRENLTQEKIISLAAGEANAYT
- the rbsD gene encoding D-ribose pyranase encodes the protein MNKYGILNSEICKVLADLGHTDMVVIADCGLPIPEGVKKIDLALKVGTPGFIEVVELLAQYMQVEKATIAREIHGRNPVTYESLQKTLGASISFEELSHEEFKLLTHKARAIIRTGEATPYANVILHAGVIF
- the rbsK gene encoding ribokinase, which produces MSKIVVVGSASIDLTVISDKRPLAGETVIGKELLLSPGGKGANQAVAAARLGAEVAFVGAVGKDNYASEIIKNLKQNQVNTEYLCQLENAASGTAHITLAEGDNSIVVIPAANMQLTPAMIDAAFELIRSADIVMVQQEIPLVVIEYVSKICHDLGVKLLLNPAPIREIPASVINAASYITPNEHEAAALFPGLSLEDYLAQNPHKLIVTQGKNGALYHDGKEQVLVAGFKVSALDTTGAGDTFNAAFAVAIAEGKSFAESICFANAAAALSVQKLGAQGGMPYRNEVEKMLSYE
- the xth gene encoding exodeoxyribonuclease III, which produces MQIATWNVNSLKVRLPHVLDWLQTTGCDVLGLQELKLDNDANAKLVEEFKNIGYQFVYNGQKTYNGVAFISKHPIEDITLDIPGYDDIQKRVIAATVNGVRVICTYFVNGESIGSEKYQYKLEWLSKLHGYVSSQLQSHKRLILLGDYNIAPEPRDTYDPAIWEGQVLCSEPEREAFQKLIALGLIDSFRHFNQEDRQYTWWDYRNLAFRRKQGLRIDHLLVTPDIINVASSCVVDTAPRKLERPSDHAPVVITLNI